The window GTACAGGTCGAGGTCATAACCGGCCAATTTCTTAACTTTCCAAGTCAGATCATCTATGCTGTCAAGCTCACCGCTCGCATCGCTGGTTTGCCATACACCGAACAGACCGATTTTTACATCTTCAGCTGGCTTGATGTTGTAACGCAGATAAAACGCATCCAGGTCTTCAGCATTACTGTCCGTATCACCCATTTCGTAACCACGGAACCAGGCAGCTTCAAAGTTGCCCACTTTGTAGTCAATACCGGTAGCAGTTTCACCCCAGAAGAACTGGTTTACTTTAACCGGCTGCAGACCTACTTTCATACGGCCATCGGCCAGAGCGAAATCAGTGTAAGCCCAGCGCGTTTCAACTGTCTTGCCATCACCCGAAAAAGAACCACCTTTTTCATCATCACCAAAATGAGTACCGCCAATTTCAATGGCATAAACACCTTTAACAGCACCGTCATCGCTGGCAATCTCAGTCCAGAGGCGGTACTTAAATGAAGCAAAACTATCGTTGACGTCACCATCATAGATCTTTGTTTGATCCGGGTCGAGCTTGGAAGCAAACTCTTTACCGCCGGTAAAAGCGGACTGATTTGAATTAATACGGAATTCTGTTTTCAGATCTCCGTGAAATTCAAACTCAACAGCAAGGGCCGGTGCGGCCATGGCCAGCATAAGCGCTAGCGCGGTTACGACTCTTTTCATTCCTTGTTTCCTCCTGTCATTCCTGTTAATTACACACATTTTCTAAGAAAGCAGCCTTTGCGCCCTGCTTTCCACGAACTGGAACCCGACTTTACCTGTTAAAGCCGGTGCCTGGCCTGGTTCAATCAACCACTTCACGCCAGACAGACAGTCAGAAACTCATTTTGTCTTCTACACGATCAGTGATTGACCTGACACAATTCTGTTAAAATACCGCCACTGCTTTTGGGATGCAGAAAAGCAATTTTGGTTTCATGCGCGCCGCAGCGCGGCACCGTATCAATGAGACGAATCCCGAGGTCTGAGAGCTTGGCCAACTCCGCTTCGACATCTTCCACCTCATACGCCACATGATGAATACCAGGCCCATTTTTCTCCATAAATCGAGCGACCGGAGAATCATCACTGGTCGGTTCGAGCAGCTCAATACGGCTTTCGCCCACGGCAAAGAAGGCAACCTTCACCTTTTGCTCCGCAACAACTTCAACGCCCTCATCCTTCATGCCGTAAACTTCGCGATAGAGCGGAGCTGCCTCTTCAATGCTTTTAACAGCGACGCCAATGTGATTGATTTTCTTTACCATCGTGTAAACTCCCGGTTAGTTTCAGGTTAGAACCACACCCCGTCGGTAATCCTGAAGGGGCTTGCATCATTGTGTTTTTCTTTCTCTAACAACTTTCCCAAAAAGACGGTTAAAACCCCCATAAAACAACACAGCACGCTGTATGCAATTTTACTTTAGGTAAAATTTTAGAATGGTGATTTATTTTCTTAAAATACACATAAAAGCAGCAAGTTAAAGCAATTTATTTTTCGTATACAGCCACTTGCATTGCCTGGACGATAATGCAGATTACAACCCACGGTCTACTGCGCAAAACACTAACAGCACGCTAACCTGCTGTTTTGCCACATCTTTTTTGCTATTTTTACTTGTAATAAAAAAATTCTTCTTTATACTCTACGAAATTTTTCAGCCAACATTCAATCGACATGGAAAGGTTTACAGTATGAAGTGTCCCGTATGCAACCACCACAATGACTGCGGACTCGGACTGCGCTCTGAAGGATTTTCCGAGGAAATTGTTGAGTGCAGTATGTGTGGAACCATCTGGTCCATCAACCGCGGCTTGAGTAAAATCGTCGTCGACACACAGCAACAATCGTTTCTCGAGTCTGAAACCGAGCCTGTTGAGAACGACGATTTTGACTGCGCCCGTGCTCTGTAATTCAGGCTATGTCCTGAAAATCGGAAGCCCCGTTCCGCGCACCCAAAACAAGCGAGCCCCAGACAAAGAAGCCCTGCCTTAACAGCAGGGCTTCTTTGTTTTATCTGTGATGAAACACCTTACAGAACGGTCGACAGGAACTCCGCTGTTGTTTCTTGACGCAGACGTTCAAATTCTTTCGGATCCACATCAACAAATTTCTCATCAGGTGTTACCTTGAAAATCGGCTGTCCTTTGGCCACGATCGTGCCATCACCACCGTCAATCAAAATTTCGTCAATCGTCCCTGAGAAGGGTGCCGGGATCTTGTTGAACATCTTCATGACTTCAAGAATAAACAACGGCTGACCTTTTTCGAAATGCATCCCCTCGGTAACGAAAGGCGGCATTCCCGGCGCTTCCTGGGCATAGTACATGCCACCACCCGGGGTAACGACTTCATCTTCTTTGGTTGCCGGAGGCGGTACCAGAACTTTTTTCATGGCTGCCTGCAGCTCCGGATCATGCAGATACTCGGGAATAACCACTTCCAGATCATCCTCAACACGCAACTCGTAGAATCCGGTTTTCTCAGCAATCATAAATAGAAGACCGAGCAACTCGTTGCCGATTTCGAAGCCAAAGTGGGCCGACTGAATCTGTTTCCACATCTCTTCATCGTAACCCAGTTGCGGCTCATCTTTCTGGATGATGTCGTTGAGCTCAACAAACTGCTCAATACCAAGACCCAACTTGGTGCGCAGCTCACGATAGAACGTCAGGGCATTTTCAAGCAATTCATGATCGTGCGACCAGATCACCTCAGCAGCCGGCTTTTTCGGATCCCAGGCCATGTGCAGATATTCATAGGT of the Desulfuromonas acetoxidans DSM 684 genome contains:
- the mce gene encoding methylmalonyl-CoA epimerase, coding for MVKKINHIGVAVKSIEEAAPLYREVYGMKDEGVEVVAEQKVKVAFFAVGESRIELLEPTSDDSPVARFMEKNGPGIHHVAYEVEDVEAELAKLSDLGIRLIDTVPRCGAHETKIAFLHPKSSGGILTELCQVNH